In Arthrobacter citreus, a genomic segment contains:
- the malQ gene encoding 4-alpha-glucanotransferase, which translates to MTVANSPGQATDSSTLLRELAAHHHVVTTFKGWDGTPREVSDETLRRVLSALGVAVDTEDEMAASLAEGRLSEWRRTLPGAVVVREGGSHSVAVHTPAGEDATVFITLEDGGQRELDWPRVPAEELDLDGTLTARTLVRLPLDLPLGWHRLEVKCGGKQADTVLVVTPARLTTAAELAQRRAWGLMAQLYSVRSSRSWGIGDLNDLADLAALSGADHGAGFILINPLHAAEPVPPLEPSPYLPTTRRFFNPLYIRVEDVPEYAYLPAAATAQVEESARALSAANRSTDLLDRDATYAAKLAALEQVFSVPRSIAREQQFQRFCDLEGPGLESFALWSALAEKLPAGAPEWEQITGPDSSYVRGNEQDLAPRVQFFKWLQWICDQQLENVQAAARSAGMSIGVVHDLAVGVHPAGADAWMLRPVLAPGVSVGAPPDMFNQQGQDWSQPPWHPQRLADAGYLPYRDMLRTVLRHAGGIRVDHILGLFRQWWIPAGSAPGEGAYVHFDHEALIGILALEAERTGAVVVGEDLGVFEPWVQEYLGERGVLGTSILWFEEAETGPRLPEEYRQGALTTVNTHDLPPAAGYLAGEHVDLRASLGLLSRPVEEEREADAAAREAVLSLVRSRGLLPESGTGSDSVQQTVEALHSFILQTPSVLLGVSLTDAVGERQTQNQPGTGDEYPNWRIPLSGPDGQAILIDDLPSNHRFNSLANLMRDSI; encoded by the coding sequence ATGACTGTAGCGAATTCTCCTGGCCAGGCGACGGACAGCAGCACCCTTTTGCGCGAGCTCGCCGCACACCACCACGTAGTCACCACCTTCAAGGGCTGGGACGGCACACCCCGCGAAGTATCGGATGAAACGCTGCGCCGCGTCCTCTCCGCGCTGGGAGTCGCGGTGGACACCGAAGATGAAATGGCCGCATCCCTGGCTGAAGGGCGCCTCTCCGAGTGGCGGCGGACTCTGCCCGGTGCCGTCGTCGTCCGCGAAGGCGGCAGCCATTCAGTCGCCGTCCACACCCCGGCGGGGGAGGACGCCACAGTGTTCATCACGCTGGAGGACGGCGGTCAACGCGAACTCGACTGGCCGCGGGTTCCCGCCGAAGAGCTGGACCTTGACGGGACGCTGACCGCCCGCACCCTCGTGCGGCTTCCCCTGGACCTGCCGCTGGGATGGCACCGCCTCGAGGTCAAGTGCGGCGGAAAGCAGGCGGATACCGTCCTGGTGGTCACTCCGGCACGGCTGACGACGGCGGCGGAACTCGCCCAACGCCGCGCCTGGGGACTGATGGCGCAGCTGTATTCGGTGCGGTCCTCCCGTTCCTGGGGCATCGGTGACCTGAACGACTTGGCGGACCTGGCGGCTCTTTCCGGCGCTGACCACGGGGCCGGGTTCATTCTGATTAATCCCCTTCACGCTGCCGAACCGGTTCCGCCGCTGGAACCATCCCCGTACCTGCCCACCACCCGGCGCTTCTTCAATCCGCTCTACATCCGGGTCGAGGACGTCCCGGAGTATGCGTACCTTCCCGCGGCAGCCACGGCGCAGGTCGAGGAATCGGCACGGGCGCTCAGCGCAGCCAACCGCTCCACCGATCTGCTGGACCGCGATGCAACCTATGCGGCCAAGCTTGCCGCACTGGAGCAGGTTTTCTCGGTCCCGCGGAGCATCGCGAGGGAACAGCAGTTTCAGCGGTTCTGTGACTTGGAAGGGCCCGGCTTGGAGAGCTTTGCCCTGTGGAGCGCGCTGGCTGAGAAACTTCCCGCCGGAGCCCCCGAGTGGGAGCAGATTACAGGGCCTGACAGCTCCTACGTGCGCGGTAACGAGCAGGACCTCGCCCCGCGCGTGCAGTTCTTCAAGTGGCTGCAGTGGATCTGCGACCAGCAGCTGGAAAACGTCCAGGCCGCGGCCCGGAGCGCCGGGATGTCCATCGGCGTGGTCCATGACCTGGCCGTGGGCGTACATCCGGCGGGCGCGGATGCGTGGATGCTGCGGCCGGTGCTTGCTCCCGGCGTTTCAGTGGGCGCGCCGCCGGACATGTTCAACCAGCAGGGCCAGGACTGGAGCCAGCCGCCCTGGCACCCGCAGCGGCTGGCCGACGCCGGCTACCTGCCCTACCGGGACATGCTGCGGACCGTGCTGCGGCACGCCGGCGGCATCCGGGTCGATCACATTCTGGGCCTGTTCCGGCAGTGGTGGATTCCGGCCGGATCAGCTCCGGGCGAGGGCGCCTATGTGCACTTCGACCATGAGGCGCTGATTGGGATTCTGGCGCTGGAGGCAGAGCGCACCGGTGCCGTCGTCGTCGGTGAAGACCTGGGAGTGTTTGAGCCCTGGGTGCAGGAGTACCTCGGAGAGCGGGGCGTGCTGGGCACGTCCATCCTGTGGTTCGAAGAGGCCGAAACCGGCCCGCGGCTGCCCGAGGAATACCGTCAGGGCGCCCTGACCACCGTCAACACCCACGACCTGCCGCCCGCGGCCGGATACCTCGCCGGCGAACATGTGGACCTTCGTGCGTCCCTGGGCCTGCTGAGCCGCCCGGTGGAGGAAGAGCGGGAAGCCGACGCCGCCGCCAGGGAGGCCGTCCTGTCGCTGGTCCGCAGCCGCGGACTGCTGCCCGAATCCGGCACCGGCAGCGATTCGGTCCAGCAGACCGTTGAGGCGCTGCATTCCTTCATCCTGCAGACACCGTCGGTGCTCCTCGGGGTGTCACTGACTGATGCGGTGGGGGAGCGGCAGACCCAAAACCAGCCGGGCACCGGAGATGAATATCCCAACTGGCGGATTCCCCTGAGCGGGCCGGACGGGCAGGCCATCCTGATCGATGACCTGCCCTCCAACCACCGCTTCAACTCCCTGGCCAATCTGATGCGGGACTCGATCTAG
- a CDS encoding ATP-binding cassette domain-containing protein, with protein MLQVSNLTRKFGDKTAVDHVSFDVPAGQMTGFVGGNGAGKTTTMRMIMGVLTATGGEVILNGSPVTAADRAQFGYMPEERGLYPKQPILDQLIYLGQLHRMSSAAARREAMDLLERFTLADRFKDKLESLSLGNQQRVQIAASLLHQPNVLILDEPFSGLDPAAVDSMVELLRERTREGVPVLFSSHQLDLVDRLCDNLVVLKAGKVMAAGSSDQLRASAPRRHRLTVSPDAGWLRDEPGLHVIDVAGPTAVLEFDGDAAAQRVLSTAMSRGTVEEFTPLRPSLSEIYREVSA; from the coding sequence ATGCTGCAGGTCTCCAACCTCACCCGAAAATTCGGGGACAAAACGGCGGTGGACCACGTCAGCTTTGACGTCCCCGCCGGACAAATGACGGGTTTTGTGGGCGGCAACGGCGCCGGCAAAACCACCACCATGCGCATGATCATGGGGGTGCTGACGGCCACCGGCGGCGAGGTTATCCTCAACGGTTCGCCCGTGACCGCAGCTGACCGGGCACAGTTCGGGTATATGCCCGAGGAACGCGGCCTCTACCCCAAGCAGCCCATCCTGGACCAGCTCATCTATCTGGGGCAGCTGCACCGGATGAGTTCCGCAGCCGCCCGGCGCGAGGCCATGGACCTGCTGGAGCGGTTCACGCTCGCGGACCGGTTCAAGGACAAACTGGAGTCGCTGTCGCTGGGCAACCAGCAGCGGGTGCAGATCGCCGCGTCGCTGCTGCACCAGCCCAACGTGCTGATCCTGGACGAGCCGTTCTCCGGACTGGACCCCGCCGCCGTCGATTCCATGGTGGAACTGCTGCGCGAGCGCACCCGCGAAGGTGTTCCCGTCCTGTTCTCCAGCCATCAGCTGGACCTCGTGGACCGGCTCTGCGACAACCTCGTGGTCCTCAAGGCCGGCAAGGTCATGGCCGCCGGATCCAGCGACCAGCTGCGGGCCAGCGCTCCGCGCCGCCACCGCCTCACCGTCTCCCCTGACGCGGGCTGGCTCCGCGATGAGCCGGGCCTGCACGTCATTGACGTGGCCGGACCCACGGCAGTGTTGGAGTTCGACGGCGATGCCGCCGCCCAGCGCGTGCTCAGCACCGCCATGTCGCGGGGCACCGTCGAAGAATTCACCCCGCTGCGGCCGTCCCTCAGCGAAATTTACCGGGAGGTATCAGCATGA
- a CDS encoding ABC transporter permease: MSTTETRRPESSASQRPEPAAKNTPPWAIVTLREVMVKARDRSYLISTLVTLVLIVGAVVFNAYMANRGDDYAVAVTGTSGAAVVETAGETAGTDDNTTFEAVNADSPDAARELVRNGDADAALLQDSDGVWTLVGNEEVDGGLRSALTEALRLTVLNDNAEAAGTTGTELLAGSELQEELLEGNAENALLATVVGFAFSFLFYMSAIIFGMAIATSVLEEKQNRVVEILATAIPIRQLLYGKVAGNTVLAMIQLALYGGAALLALNMTDTADMVGMIIPASGWFLVFFLAGFLILASAWAMLGAMASRNEDLSNSSTPVLAVVFAALFAGLFAKGQLLVIASYIPVVSSVAMPIRMLNTEVPLWETFLSLAIALAAAYALLRFSENIYRRAVMQSGGALTLRKAMKLES; this comes from the coding sequence ATGAGCACCACCGAGACCCGCCGTCCTGAATCCTCCGCCTCCCAGCGTCCGGAACCGGCAGCCAAGAACACTCCGCCGTGGGCCATCGTCACCCTGCGCGAGGTCATGGTGAAGGCCCGCGACCGCAGTTACCTGATCTCCACTCTGGTCACCCTGGTGCTGATTGTCGGCGCCGTGGTGTTCAACGCCTACATGGCCAACCGCGGCGACGACTACGCCGTGGCCGTGACGGGAACCTCCGGTGCGGCCGTGGTGGAAACCGCCGGCGAAACTGCCGGCACCGATGACAACACCACTTTCGAAGCGGTTAACGCCGACTCCCCCGACGCAGCACGGGAACTGGTCCGCAACGGAGACGCCGATGCCGCCCTGCTGCAGGATTCCGACGGCGTCTGGACCCTGGTGGGGAACGAGGAAGTTGACGGCGGGCTGCGCTCCGCGCTTACTGAAGCACTGCGGCTGACCGTCCTTAATGACAACGCCGAAGCGGCCGGAACCACCGGCACGGAGCTGTTGGCCGGCAGCGAGCTGCAGGAAGAGCTGCTCGAGGGTAATGCCGAAAACGCCCTGCTGGCCACCGTGGTGGGTTTTGCCTTCAGCTTCCTGTTCTACATGTCCGCCATCATCTTCGGCATGGCCATCGCCACCTCGGTGCTGGAGGAGAAGCAGAACCGGGTGGTGGAAATCCTGGCCACGGCCATTCCCATCCGGCAGCTGCTCTACGGCAAGGTGGCCGGCAACACCGTCCTGGCAATGATCCAGCTGGCCCTGTACGGCGGTGCAGCCTTGCTGGCGCTGAACATGACGGACACGGCGGACATGGTGGGAATGATCATTCCGGCCTCCGGCTGGTTCCTGGTGTTCTTCCTCGCCGGGTTCCTGATCCTGGCCTCGGCCTGGGCCATGCTCGGCGCCATGGCCAGCCGCAACGAGGACCTGAGCAACAGCTCCACCCCGGTGCTCGCCGTTGTCTTCGCCGCACTGTTTGCCGGCCTGTTCGCCAAGGGACAGCTGCTGGTGATCGCGTCCTACATCCCGGTGGTGTCCTCGGTGGCAATGCCCATCCGGATGCTCAACACCGAGGTTCCGCTGTGGGAAACGTTCCTGTCCCTGGCTATCGCCCTGGCCGCGGCCTACGCCCTGCTGCGCTTCAGCGAGAACATCTACCGCCGCGCCGTGATGCAGAGCGGAGGCGCGCTGACCCTCCGCAAGGCCATGAAGCTGGAGTCCTAG
- a CDS encoding SDR family oxidoreductase, with protein MLLNGKTAVIYGGGGSIGGAVARAFAREGARVYLAGRSPENLGAVARDIRAAGGLVETALLDATNEQAVDEHADDVAAAAGSLDISMNVIQHGDVQGSPMVDMQVEDYLRPVSTAVQTFFLTSRAAARQMMRQKSGVILVFGGSGNPSPGTYLGGLITAFEAMEAMRRQLSVELGEHGIRVLTLRSGGIPESLPAGMDGREDIANSIVDATLLKRAATLEEVGNAAAFAASDKAASMTAATLNISAGSLMDR; from the coding sequence ATGCTGCTCAACGGAAAAACAGCCGTCATCTATGGCGGCGGAGGGTCAATTGGGGGAGCGGTGGCCCGGGCCTTCGCCCGCGAGGGGGCCCGCGTCTACCTGGCCGGCCGCAGCCCGGAAAACCTGGGAGCTGTGGCCAGGGACATCCGCGCTGCTGGCGGACTCGTCGAGACAGCACTGCTGGACGCCACCAACGAGCAGGCGGTGGACGAGCACGCTGATGATGTGGCTGCCGCCGCCGGGAGTCTGGATATCTCGATGAACGTCATCCAGCACGGCGATGTCCAGGGCTCGCCCATGGTGGACATGCAGGTGGAAGATTACCTCCGCCCGGTGTCCACTGCCGTACAGACGTTCTTCCTGACATCCCGGGCGGCGGCCAGACAGATGATGCGGCAGAAATCCGGGGTCATCCTGGTCTTCGGCGGATCCGGAAATCCAAGCCCGGGTACCTACCTCGGCGGGCTCATCACCGCGTTCGAAGCCATGGAGGCCATGCGGCGTCAGCTTTCGGTCGAACTTGGCGAACACGGTATCCGCGTGCTCACCCTGCGCAGCGGCGGCATTCCCGAATCCCTGCCGGCAGGGATGGACGGCCGCGAGGACATCGCCAACAGCATTGTTGACGCCACCCTGCTGAAGCGGGCGGCGACCCTGGAAGAAGTGGGAAACGCGGCGGCCTTCGCGGCATCGGACAAAGCGGCAAGCATGACCGCAGCCACCCTGAACATCAGCGCCGGGTCCCTCATGGACCGCTAG
- a CDS encoding response regulator transcription factor produces the protein MEPIRVLLADDQALVRAGFAMMLSVEDEITVVGQVANGREAVDFAAAHPVDVILMDVQMPVLDGIRATEAVVQAGTAKVIILTTFERDDYLFDAIRSGASGFLLKNADPDDLVAAVHAVAGGHALLAPEVTVRVIERFARQLGAESAQDASGANSSGDGAAPAGQAAARPVSPEQQKLLASLTSREREVLVNVAAGCSNAEIAARMFVAEATVKTHVSNLLAKIQVRDRVQAVVFAYESGLILPGESAAEAAGERRP, from the coding sequence ATGGAACCGATCCGGGTCCTGTTGGCGGATGACCAGGCGCTGGTCCGGGCGGGCTTCGCCATGATGCTGTCCGTGGAGGACGAGATCACGGTTGTGGGTCAGGTGGCCAATGGCCGGGAGGCTGTGGACTTCGCCGCTGCCCATCCGGTGGACGTCATCCTGATGGATGTGCAAATGCCGGTGCTGGACGGCATCAGGGCCACCGAAGCCGTGGTGCAGGCAGGCACAGCCAAGGTGATCATCCTGACCACCTTTGAACGCGACGACTACCTCTTTGACGCCATCCGCTCCGGGGCCAGCGGCTTCCTGCTCAAGAATGCCGATCCGGATGACCTGGTGGCCGCCGTCCACGCCGTCGCCGGCGGTCACGCCCTGCTCGCACCGGAAGTCACCGTCCGCGTCATCGAGCGCTTCGCACGCCAGCTGGGGGCCGAGTCCGCGCAGGACGCCTCCGGCGCCAATTCCTCCGGGGACGGAGCCGCTCCCGCAGGCCAGGCCGCGGCACGTCCGGTTTCACCCGAACAGCAGAAACTGCTGGCATCCCTGACCTCACGGGAACGGGAAGTCCTGGTGAATGTGGCGGCCGGATGCAGCAACGCCGAGATCGCCGCGCGCATGTTTGTCGCCGAGGCGACGGTCAAGACGCACGTTTCCAATCTCCTGGCCAAGATCCAGGTCCGGGACCGCGTCCAGGCCGTGGTGTTTGCCTATGAATCCGGCCTCATCCTTCCGGGGGAGAGCGCGGCCGAGGCGGCCGGGGAGCGGCGGCCCTAG
- a CDS encoding bifunctional proline dehydrogenase/L-glutamate gamma-semialdehyde dehydrogenase: protein MSNTVIEPTAGPGVPQDLSGEAVALVRRWLAEAASVPVDASAAQLAGVLKDPSGLDFTVGFVDGVIRPEDLRVAGRNLAALAPQVPGFLPWYMRSAVRLGGIMAPVLPQVVIPVARKVLRQMVGHLIVDATDARLGKAISSIRKDDVRLNMNLLGEAVLGEREANRRLQGTHDLLARDDVEYVSIKVSSTVAPHSHWAFDEAVEHVVEKLAPLYRQAASFSPKKFINLDMEEYKDLEMTMAVFTKLLSMPEFKDLEAGIVLQAYLPDALSAMMRLQEFAAARRAGGGAPIKVRVVKGANLPMEQVEASLHGWPLATCGTKAETDTNYKRVINYALRPEHVANVRIGVAGHNLFDVAFAWLLAKQRGVTDGIEFEMLLGMATGQAEVVKRDVGSLLLYTPVVHPAEFDVAIAYLIRRLEEGASSENFMSAVFELSENETLFEREKLRFLTSLADLDDTVPASNRLQDRSQPRPADTAGADAANQGFENTPDTDPSLPANQAWGRAILTRVEESVLGDAAVAEARIADEAALDAVIRTGVEAAKGWASLSGAERAEVLHRAGVVLEQKRADLMEVMASETGKTLDQSDPEVSEAVDFAHYYAERAKDLETVDGARFVPARLTVVTPPWNFPVAIPAGSTLAALAAGSSVIIKPARQSARSGAVMVEALWEAGVPRDVLQMVQLGEKELGRQLVAHPSVDRVILTGGYETAELFRSFRADLPLLAETSGKNAIIVTPSADFDLAARDVVASAFGHAGQKCSAASLVILVGSVAKSPRFRNQLVDAVQSLKVGYPVDAVTQMGPIIEPAAGKLLRGLTVLGEGESWLIEPKQLDESGRLWSPGVRTGVRRGSEFHLTEYFGPILGVMTADTLEEAIELQNQIDYGLTSGLHSLDPAEMDVWLENISAGNLYINRGITGAIVQRQPFGGWKKSAVGAGTKAGGPNYLMGLGQWEPAVSTGAGAPVTHQGAAKILASASAGSYAADTDFLHRALSSDAAAWAEEFGTAKDVSALSAERNVFRYRPLPVTVRLAENQPLDALVRVVAAGLLAGSALRVSTGVELPVALLALLTEYGIPVTQEDDAAWLASASSYDPAVHGPRIRLIGTGASALAEALGGRPDVAVYANPVTEAGRVELLPFLHEQAVSITAHRFGTPNHLSDALI from the coding sequence ATGAGTAACACCGTCATCGAACCAACCGCGGGACCGGGCGTACCCCAGGACCTGTCCGGCGAAGCAGTGGCCCTCGTCCGCCGCTGGCTGGCCGAAGCCGCATCAGTACCCGTTGACGCCTCAGCGGCCCAGCTTGCCGGCGTCCTGAAGGACCCCTCCGGACTGGATTTCACCGTCGGATTTGTCGACGGCGTCATCCGCCCCGAGGACCTGCGCGTTGCCGGCCGGAACCTCGCCGCACTGGCTCCGCAGGTTCCCGGCTTCCTGCCCTGGTACATGCGCTCCGCAGTCCGCCTTGGCGGCATCATGGCTCCCGTGCTTCCCCAGGTGGTTATTCCCGTGGCCCGCAAGGTGCTGCGCCAGATGGTGGGACACCTGATTGTCGACGCCACGGATGCCCGGCTGGGCAAGGCCATCAGCAGCATCCGCAAGGACGACGTCCGGCTGAACATGAACCTCCTCGGTGAGGCAGTCCTGGGTGAGCGTGAAGCCAACCGCCGCCTGCAGGGCACCCATGATCTCCTGGCGCGGGACGACGTCGAATACGTTTCCATCAAGGTTTCCTCCACCGTGGCGCCGCACTCGCACTGGGCCTTCGACGAAGCCGTCGAGCACGTAGTGGAGAAGCTGGCCCCGCTGTACCGGCAGGCGGCATCCTTCAGCCCCAAGAAGTTCATCAACCTGGACATGGAGGAGTACAAGGACCTGGAGATGACCATGGCGGTCTTCACCAAGCTCCTCTCCATGCCGGAGTTCAAGGACCTGGAAGCCGGCATCGTCCTGCAGGCCTACCTCCCTGACGCCCTCTCCGCCATGATGCGCCTGCAGGAATTTGCCGCCGCACGCCGGGCCGGCGGCGGCGCACCCATCAAGGTGCGCGTCGTCAAGGGTGCCAACCTGCCAATGGAACAGGTGGAAGCGTCCCTGCACGGCTGGCCGCTGGCCACCTGCGGCACCAAGGCGGAGACGGACACCAACTACAAGCGCGTCATCAACTACGCACTGCGCCCCGAACACGTTGCCAACGTCCGCATTGGCGTGGCCGGCCACAACCTCTTCGACGTGGCCTTCGCCTGGCTGCTGGCCAAGCAGCGCGGCGTCACCGACGGCATTGAGTTCGAGATGCTGCTGGGCATGGCAACGGGCCAGGCCGAAGTGGTCAAGCGCGACGTGGGATCGCTGCTGCTGTACACCCCGGTGGTGCACCCGGCCGAGTTCGACGTCGCCATCGCCTACCTGATCCGCCGCCTGGAAGAAGGGGCGAGCTCCGAAAACTTCATGTCCGCCGTCTTCGAGCTCAGCGAAAACGAGACGCTGTTCGAGCGTGAGAAGCTGCGCTTCCTCACGTCGCTGGCGGACCTCGATGACACGGTACCCGCATCAAACCGGCTCCAGGACCGCAGCCAGCCCCGCCCCGCGGATACCGCCGGAGCCGACGCCGCCAACCAGGGCTTCGAGAACACGCCGGACACCGATCCGTCCCTGCCCGCCAACCAGGCCTGGGGCCGGGCCATCCTGACGCGCGTCGAGGAGTCCGTCCTCGGCGATGCCGCCGTCGCGGAAGCCCGGATCGCTGATGAGGCCGCCCTGGACGCGGTCATCCGCACGGGCGTGGAGGCGGCCAAGGGCTGGGCATCGCTCAGCGGCGCCGAACGCGCCGAGGTCCTGCACCGCGCCGGCGTCGTGCTGGAGCAGAAGCGTGCGGACCTGATGGAGGTCATGGCGTCCGAGACCGGCAAGACGCTGGACCAGTCGGATCCCGAGGTGTCCGAGGCCGTGGACTTTGCGCATTACTACGCAGAGCGCGCCAAGGACCTGGAAACGGTCGACGGCGCCCGGTTCGTTCCGGCCCGCCTCACCGTGGTCACGCCGCCGTGGAACTTCCCGGTTGCCATTCCGGCCGGTTCCACGCTGGCCGCCCTGGCCGCCGGATCATCAGTGATCATCAAGCCCGCCCGCCAGTCCGCACGCAGCGGCGCCGTCATGGTTGAGGCCCTCTGGGAAGCCGGCGTTCCCCGCGACGTGCTGCAGATGGTGCAGCTCGGTGAAAAGGAGCTGGGCCGCCAGCTGGTGGCGCATCCGTCAGTGGACCGCGTCATCCTCACCGGCGGGTACGAGACGGCCGAGCTGTTCCGTTCCTTCCGTGCCGATCTGCCGCTGCTGGCCGAGACCTCCGGCAAGAACGCCATCATCGTGACGCCCAGCGCCGACTTTGACCTGGCTGCCCGCGACGTCGTTGCCTCCGCCTTCGGCCACGCCGGCCAGAAGTGCTCCGCGGCATCCCTGGTGATCCTCGTGGGCTCGGTGGCCAAGTCGCCGCGCTTCCGCAACCAGCTCGTTGACGCCGTGCAGTCCCTCAAGGTGGGCTACCCGGTGGATGCCGTGACGCAGATGGGTCCGATCATCGAACCGGCCGCAGGCAAGCTGCTGCGCGGCCTCACCGTCCTGGGCGAGGGCGAATCCTGGCTGATTGAACCGAAGCAGCTGGATGAGTCCGGCCGGCTGTGGAGCCCGGGCGTGCGCACCGGTGTCCGCCGCGGTTCCGAGTTCCACCTCACCGAGTACTTCGGCCCGATCCTTGGCGTCATGACCGCCGACACGCTTGAGGAAGCCATCGAGCTGCAGAACCAGATCGACTACGGGCTGACCTCGGGCCTGCACTCCTTGGATCCCGCGGAGATGGATGTGTGGCTGGAGAACATCTCGGCCGGCAACCTTTACATCAACCGCGGCATCACCGGAGCCATCGTCCAGCGCCAGCCCTTCGGCGGCTGGAAGAAGTCGGCAGTTGGTGCAGGCACCAAGGCCGGCGGCCCGAACTACCTGATGGGCCTGGGCCAGTGGGAGCCGGCGGTTTCCACCGGCGCCGGAGCGCCTGTAACCCACCAGGGCGCAGCGAAAATCCTGGCCTCCGCATCGGCCGGAAGCTACGCCGCTGACACCGATTTCCTGCACCGGGCACTGAGCAGCGACGCCGCGGCATGGGCTGAGGAATTCGGCACCGCCAAGGATGTTTCAGCACTGTCCGCCGAGCGCAACGTGTTCCGGTACCGGCCGCTGCCGGTCACTGTCCGGCTGGCCGAGAACCAGCCGCTGGACGCCCTGGTACGCGTTGTGGCCGCCGGCCTGCTGGCCGGATCCGCGCTGCGGGTATCCACCGGCGTCGAACTGCCGGTAGCGCTGCTGGCGCTGCTGACCGAATACGGGATTCCCGTCACCCAGGAGGACGACGCCGCGTGGCTGGCGTCCGCTTCCAGTTACGATCCCGCAGTCCACGGCCCGCGGATCCGCCTCATTGGGACCGGCGCATCGGCGCTGGCTGAGGCTCTGGGCGGCCGGCCGGACGTAGCCGTCTACGCCAATCCGGTCACCGAGGCCGGACGCGTGGAACTGCTGCCGTTCCTGCACGAGCAGGCCGTCAGTATCACCGCTCACCGGTTCGGAACGCCGAACCACCTCTCCGACGCCCTGATCTAG
- a CDS encoding DUF6221 family protein: MDIVDFLLTRFQDDAAESRKLLTARGVSPSDRWYEERLLRECESKLMLIEIIGGARRNALARMVMDPDGEGKQSADELEWTTLALAAMAAAYEDHPDYQDVWRLTEKRS, encoded by the coding sequence ATGGATATCGTGGACTTCCTGTTGACCCGCTTCCAGGACGATGCCGCGGAGTCCCGCAAGCTCCTGACGGCCCGGGGTGTATCCCCTTCCGACCGCTGGTACGAGGAACGGCTGCTCCGTGAATGCGAATCCAAGCTGATGCTCATCGAAATCATCGGCGGCGCCAGGCGCAACGCACTGGCCCGGATGGTGATGGATCCCGACGGCGAGGGCAAGCAGTCCGCTGACGAGTTGGAGTGGACCACCCTGGCCCTGGCAGCCATGGCGGCCGCCTACGAGGACCACCCGGATTATCAGGACGTTTGGCGGCTGACGGAAAAGCGCAGCTAG